In a genomic window of Suricata suricatta isolate VVHF042 chromosome 12, meerkat_22Aug2017_6uvM2_HiC, whole genome shotgun sequence:
- the LOC115273509 gene encoding complement C3-like produces MGTLKVGLKNEGLFQPLEPNNQVELKVTGDAEATVGLVAVDKAVYVLNSKHKLTQKKVWDVVEEHDIGCTAGSGKDRLAVFKDAGLDLKMSTGMDTLASSDWHCPQSPTASRHRRSLKRMETKRNAVNKFKTELEQKCCEAGLRESPVGLACEERARHVRHGPACVAAFLSCCHLSETLTREAREEQLLLGTSDEDEDFGDIFLEDQPVRTLFPESWLWKKFTLPKSKPGSLAYHSTRVTLPDSITTWQFVAVSLKAGQGFCVSDPFELTVMKSFFVDLKLPSSVVRNEQIQIQAVLYNFRNHQVKVRVEFPHKEALCSLSKPEAPSRQVVTVPPTSSKMVPFVLLPLETGKVDVEVRVVGYGVQDHVKRTLMVKAGGQIQQISHSILLNPQGQTQTEVVPRQDFLDKVPDTEAEVFVSVQGDILGETILGALTPRETRRLLRVPTGCPEQTLSSLAPVVILTRFLDATGQWGKVGVELRDQVMENIISGYTRMLTHRSADGTYHTSKGSPGSTWLTSYVFRVFALAYSTMMTNVLDLHSLCATASWIITQRQAEDGHFLEKGPVIMTSMQGGYRGSEADVSLTALVLIALNEGKELCTQKIQDLTASMRRARSFLEKRLPNLQTTFAVAIVSYALALTESPRANDRLDSFASHNKTHWPVDHLDVNSLYTIEATAYALMQKLELGRYQETHAIAQWLLEKRELGGGFMSTQTTVVALEALTRFRAAVPFEDVQDLHVQIRVPKRALNLEWIIDQNNAYQQRSAKFSAQDDLEIKASGSGRGTISILTMYYRFPEFWEGTCNLYHLNATLHRALEDNKKGEETFQLRMETRFQGNREATMSIVEVSLLTGFYPNQNDLKQLTSDVEMYAFQYETKTSSSDSTVVLYLEKLSHQENTVLGFRVHRMLQAEFLQAAQVTVYDYYEPSRRCSSFYNLPTELSSMRKICHKNVCRCAEERCPSLRKDGALLRQEELQAAACEGGVDFVYKVRLESVQASASNPYIYYHMKLQAIIKSGTDAALALSMKKFVSHATCHDSLGLQEQETYLIMGHTSDLWRVKSHYIYVLGKETFLMNWPAEGDVGKKELLGQLEGFSEYISTHGCES; encoded by the exons ATGGGGACG CTGAAGGTTGGTTTAAAGAATGAAGGACTCTTCCAGCCTTTGGAGCCCAACAACCAGGTGGAATTGAAGGTGACAGGTGACGCTGAGGCCACAGTGGGGCTGGTGGCTGTGGACAAGGCTGTTTATGTCTTGAACAGCAAACACAAGCTCACACAGAAGAAG GTCTGGGATGTGGTGGAGGAACATGACATTGGCTGTACAGCAGGCAGTGGGAAAGACAGACTTGCTGTGTTCAAGGATGCTGGATTGGACCTGAAGATGAGCACAGGGATGGACACCCTGGCAAGCTCAG ACTGGCACTGCCCTCAGAGCCCCACAGCCAGCCGTCACCGCCGCTCCCTGAAGAGGATGGAGACCAAGAGGAATGCAG TGAACAAGTTCAAGACAGAGCTGGAGCAAAAGTGCTGCGAGGCGGGGCTCCGGGAGAGCCCGGTGGGGCTGGCGTGTGAGGAGAGGGCCCGGCATGTCCGCCATGGGCCAGCCTGCGTTGCTGCTTTCCTGAGCTGTTGCCATCTGTCTGAGACCTTGACACGGGAGGCCCGGGAGGAGCAGCTGCTCTTGGGGACAT CCGATGAAGACGAGGACTTTGGTGACATCTTCTTGGAGGACCAGCCTGTCCGGACCTTGTTCCCTGAGAGTTGGCTCTGGAAGAAGTTTACACTGCCAAAAAGCAAACCAGG AAGCCTCGCCTACCACAGCACCCGTGTGACCCTGCCGGATTCCATCACCACGTGGCAGTTTGTGGCCGTCAGCCTCAAGGCTGGACAAG GTTTCTGCGTCTCAGATCCCTTCGAGCTGACAGTTATGAAATCGTTCTTTGTGGACCTCAAGCTGCCCTCCTCCGTGGTCAGGAATGAGCAGATCCAGATCCAAGCCGTGCTGTACAATTTCAGGAACCACCAGGTCAAG GTCCGTGTGGAGTTCCCCCACAAGGAGGCGCTGTGCAGTCTGTCAAAGCCAGAAGCCCCATCCCGCCAGGTGGTGACCGTGCCCCCCACCTCTTCCAAGATGGTGCCCTTTGTGCTTCTCCCACTTGAGACTGGCAAAGTGGACGTGGAGGTCAGGGTTGTGGGCTATGGGGTCCAGGACCATGTGAAGAGGACACTTATGGTCAAG GCAGGGGGGCAGATACAGCAAATATCCCATAGCATCCTCCTGAACCCCCAAG GTCAAACCCAGACGGAAGTGGTGCCAAGACAGGACTTTTTGGACAAGGTGCCCGATACAGAGGCAGAAGTGTTTGTCAGTGTCCAAG GTGACATCCTTGGTGAGACAATCCTGGGCGCCCTGACACCTAGAGAAACGCGGCGGCTGCTGAGGGTCCCGACTGGCTGCCCGGAGCAGACGCTGAGCTCCTTGGCGCCTGTGGTCATCCTGACCCGCTTTTTGGATGCCACCGGCCAGTGGGGCAAAGTTGGAGTGGAACTCAGGGACCAGGTGATGGAGAACATCATCAGCG GTTACACCCGGATGCTGACGCACCGGAGTGCCGACGGCACTTACCACACCAGCAAGGGAAGCCCAGGAAGCACCTG GCTCACGAGCTACGTGTTCCGGGTCTTTGCCCTGGCCTACTCAACCATGATGACCAACGTGCTCGATCTGCACTCTCTCTGTGCCACTGCCAGCTGGATCATCACCCAGAGGCAGGCGGAAGACGGGCACTTCTTGGAGAAGGGTCCTGTCATCATGACATCAATGCAG GGTGGTTACCGAGGCTCTGAAGCAGACGTATCCCTCACAGCTCTTGTCCTGATTGCCCTAAATGAGGGGAAGGAACTGTGCACCCAAAAGATACAG GATTTGACTGCCAGCATGAGGCGAGCCCGTAGCTTCCTGGAGAAACGCCTTCCCAACCTTCAGACAACATTTGCTGTAGCCATAGTCTCCTATGCTCTGGCCCTCACTGAGAGCCCCCGAGCCAATGATCGCCTGGACAGCTTTGCCAGCCATA ATAAAACCCACTGGCCAGTGGATCATCTGGATGTGAATTCGCTGTACACCATTGAGGCCACGGCCTACGCGCTGATGCAGAAGCTGGAGTTAGGTCGCTACCAAGAGACGCATGCCATTGCCCAGTGGCTGCTGGAGAAGCGGGAGCTAGGCGGAGGCTTCATGTCCACCCAG ACGACTGTGGTGGCCCTTGAGGCCCTCACCCGCTTCCGTGCAGCTGTCCCTTTCGAGGATGTCCAGGATCTCCACGTCCAGATACGCGTCCCCAAGAGAGCCTTGAACTTGGAGTGGATCATCGATCAGAACAATGCCTACCAGCAGCGGTCAGCAAAG TTCTCTGCCCAGGACGACCTAGAGATCAAAGCCAGTGGCAGTGGCAGAGGCACAATCTCG ATCCTGACCATGTACTACAGGTTTCCAGAGTTCTGGGAGGGCACTTGCAACCTGTACCACCTGAATGCGACTCTCCACAGAGCCCTGGAAG aTAATAAAAAGGGGGAAGAGACCTTCCAGCTCCGGATGGAGACAAG GTTCCAGGGAAATCGAGAGGCCACAATGAGCATCGTGGAGGTCTCCCTGCTGACCGGCTTCTACCCCAACCAGAATGACCTCAAACAG CTTACGAGCGACGTGGAGATGTACGCCTTCCAGTACGAGACCAAGACGAGCTCCAGCGACAGCACGGTTGTCCTCTACCTGGAGAAG ctctcCCACCAGGAAAACACGGTGCTGGGCTTCCGGGTCCACAGGATGCTACAGGCGGAGTTCCTGCAGGCCGCCCAGGTCACCGTATACGACTACTACGAGCCTT CCCGGAGGTGCAGCTCTTTCTACAACCTGCCCACAGAGCTGTCTTCCATGCGGAAGATCTGTCACAAAAATGTCTGCAGATGTGCGGAGG AACGGTGCCCATCCCTGAGGAAGGACGGCGCCCTGCTGAGGCAGGAGGAGCTCCAGGCTGCAGCCTGTGAGGGGGGCGTGGACTTCG TGTACAAGGTCAGGCTGGAGTCTGTACAGGCCTCCGCCTCCAATCCCTACATCTACTACCACATGAAACTCCAAGCCATCATCAAGAGTG GTACAGACGCTGCCCTGGCCCTCAGCATGAAGAAATTTGTCTCTCATGCCACCTGCCATGACTCCCTGGGGCTGCAAGAACAGGAGACATACCTCATCATGGGCCACACATCAGACCTGTGGAGAGTCAAATCTCA CTACATCTATGTCCTGGGCAAGGAGACATTCCTCATGAACTGGCCGGCAGAAGGGGACGTGGGCAAGAAGGAATTGCTGGGCCAGCTGGAAGGGTTTTCAGAATATATTAGCACACATGGCTGTGAGTCCTGA